One region of Tamandua tetradactyla isolate mTamTet1 chromosome 6, mTamTet1.pri, whole genome shotgun sequence genomic DNA includes:
- the MINK1 gene encoding misshapen-like kinase 1 isoform X2, translating to MGDPAPARSLDDIDLSALRDPAGIFELVEVVGNGTYGQVYKGRHVKTGQLAAIKVMDVTEDEEEEIKQEINMLKKYSHHRNIATYYGAFIKKSPPGNDDQLWLVMEFCGAGSVTDLVKNTKGNALKEDCIAYICREILRGLAHLHAHKVIHRDIKGQNVLLTENAEVKLVDFGVSAQLDRTVGRRNTFIGTPYWMAPEVIACDENPDATYDYRSDIWSLGITAIEMAEGAPPLCDMHPMRALFLIPRNPPPRLKSKKWSKKFIDFIDTCLIKTYLSRPPTEQLLKFPFIRDQPTERQVRIQLKDHIDRSRKKRGEKEETEYEYSGSEEEDDSHGEEGEPSSIMNVPGESTLRREFLRLQQENKSNSEALKQQQQLQQQQQRDPEAHIKHLLHQRQRRIEEQKEERRRVEEQQRREREQRKLQEKEQQRRLEDRQALRREEERRQAEREQEYIRHRLEEEQRQLEILQQQLLQEQALLLEYKRKQLEEQRQSERLQRQLQQEHAYLKSLQQQQQQQQLQKQQQQQQQQQQILPGDRKPLYHYGRGINPADKPAWAREVEERTRMNKQQNSPLAKTKPSSTGPEPPVPQASPGPPGPLSQTPPMQRPVEPQEGPHKSLVAHRVPLKPYAAPVPRSQSLQDQPTRNLAAFPASHDPDPATLTPTATPGARGAIIRQNSDPTSEGPGPSPSPNPPTWVRPDNEAPPKVPQRTSSIATALNTSGAAGSRPAQAVRARPRSNSAWQIYLQRRAERGTPKPPGPPAQPPGPPNACSNPDLRRSDPGWERSDSVLPASHGHLPQAGSLERNRVGASSKLDSSPVFSPGNKAKPEDHRSRPGRPASYKRAIGEDFVLLKERTLDEAPRPPKKAMDYSSSSEEVESSDEDEEEGDGEPSEGSRDTPGARDGDTDSVSTMVVHDVEEMSGTQTPYGGGTMVVQRTPEEERSLLHADSNGYTNLPDVVQPSHSPTENSKGQSPPSKDGGSDYQSRGLVKAPGKSSFTMFVDLGIYQPGGSGDTIPITALVGGEGGRLDQLQYDVRKGSVVNVNPTNTRAHSETPEIRKYKKRFNSEILCAALWGVNLLVGTENGLMLLDRSGQGKVYGLIGRRRFQQMDVLEGLNLLITISGKRNKLRVYYLSWLRNKILHNDPEVEKKQGWTTVGDMEGCGHYRVVKYERIKFLVIALKSSVEVYAWAPKPYHKFMAFKSFADLPHRPLLVDLTVEEGQRLKVIYGSSAGFHAVDVDSGNSYDIYIPVHIQSQITPHAIIFLPNADGLEMLLCYEDEGVYVNTYGRIIKDVVLQWGEMPTSVAYICSNQIMGWGEKAIEIRSVETGHLDGVFMHKRAQRLKFLCERNDKVFFASVRSGGSSQVYFMTLNRNCIMNW from the exons GACCCTGCTGGAATCTTTGAGCTGGTGGAAGTAGTTGGCAATGGAACCTATGGACAAGTGTACAAG GGTCGACATGTCAAGACGGGGCAGCTGGCTGCCATCAAGGTCATGGACGTCACAGAG GATGAGGAGGAAGAAATTAAACAGGAGATCAACATGTTGAAAAAATATTCTCACCACCGTAACATTGCCACCTACTACGGAGCCTTCATCAAGAAGAGCCCCCCAGGAAACGATGACCAGCTCTGG CTGGTGATGGAGTTCTGTGGTGCTGGCTCAGTGACTGACCTGGTAAAGAACACGAAAGGGAATGCCCTGAAGGAGGATTGTATTGCCTACATCTGCAGGGAGATCCTCAGG GGTCTGGCCCATCTCCATGCCCATAAGGTCATCCATCGAGACATCAAGGGACAGAATGTGCTGCTGACAGAGAACGCCGAGGTCAAGCTAG TGGATTTTGGGGTGAGTGCTCAGCTGGACCGCACCGTGGGCAGGCGGAACACTTTCATTGGGACCCCCTATTGGATGGCCCCAGAGGTCATCGCTTGTGATGAAAACCCTGATGCCACCTATGATTACAGG AGCGACATTTGGTCTCTAGGAATCACAGCCATTGAGATGGCAGAAGGAGCTCCCC CTCTGTGTGACATGCATCCTATGCGAGCCCTCTTCCTCATCCCCCGGAACCCTCCACCCAGGCTCAAGTCCAAGAAATG GTCTAAGAAGTTCATTGACTTCATCGACACGTGTCTCATCAAGACTTACCTGAGCCGGCCACCGACGGAGCAGCTGCTCAAGTTCCCCTTCATCCGCGACCAGCCCACGGAGCGGCAGGTCCGCATCCAGCTCAAGGACCACATTGACCGGTCTCGAAAGAAGCGGGGCGAGAAGG AGGAGACAGAATATGAATACAGCGGCAGTGAAGAGGAAGATGACAGCCACGGAGAGGAGGGAGAACCAAG CTCCATCATGAATGTACCTGGGGAGTCAACGCTACGCCGGGAATTTCTCCGGCTTCAGCAAGAGAACAAGAGCAACTCAGAGGCTTTAAAGCAGCaacagcagctgcagcagcagcaacagcgtGACCCTGAGGCGCACATCAAGCACCTCctgcaccagcggcagcggcgcATAGAGGAGCAGAAGGAGGAGCGGCGGAGGGTTGAGGAG caacaGCGGCGTGAGCGCGAGCAGCGGAAGCTGCAGGAGAAGGAGCAGCAGCGGCGGCTGGAGGACAGGCAGGCCCTGCGGCGGGAGGAGGAGAGGCGGCAGGCAGAACGGGAGCAG gaaTATATTCGTCACAGGCTAGAGGAGGAGCAGCGACAGCTCGAGATCCTTCAGCAACAGCTGCTCCAGGAACAGGCCCTACTGCTG GAATACAAACGGAAGCAGCTGGAGGAGCAGCGGCAGTCAGAACGTCTCCAGAGGCAGCTGCAGCAGGAGCACGCCTACCTCAAGtccctgcagcagcagcagcagcagcagcagctccagaagcaacagcagcagcagcagcagcagcagcagatcCTGCCTGGGGACAGGAAGCCCCTGTATCATTATGGTCGGGGAATTAATCCTGCCGACAAACCTGCCTGGGCCCGAGAG GTAGAAGAGAGAACAAGGATGAACAAGCAGCAGAACTCTCCATTAGCCAAGACCAAGCCAAGCAGTACAGGGCCTGAGCCCCCTGTCCCCCAGGCCTCCCCTGGACCCCCAGGACCCCTTTCCCAAACCCCTCCTATGCAGAGGCCAGTAGAGCCCCAGGAGGGACCACACAAG AGCCTGGTGGCACACCGGGTCCCACTAAAGCCATACGCAGCACCTGTACCCAGATCCCAGTCCCTGCAGGACCAGCCCACCCGAAACTTGGCTGCTTTCCCAGCCTCCCATGACCCTGACCCTGCCACCCTTACCCCTACCGCCACGCCCGGTGCCCGAGGAGCTATCATCCGCCAGAACTCAGACCCCACGTCTGAAGGAcctggccccagccccagcccaaaCCCCCCAACCTGGGTCCGGCCAGATAATGAGGCCCCACCTAAG GTGCCTCAGAGGACCTCATCTATTGCCACTGCCCTTAACACCAGTGGGGCCGCAGGGTCCCGGCCAGCGCAGGCCGTCCGTGCCAG ACCTCGCAGCAACTCCGCCTGGCAAATCTATCTGCAAAGGCGGGCAGAGCGGGGGACCCCCAAGCCTCCAGGGCCCCCTGCTCAGCCCCCTGGCCCGCCCAACGCCTGTAG TAACCCCGACCTCAGGAGGAGCGACCCTGGCTGGGAGCGCTCGGACAGTGTCCTCCCAGCCTCTCACGGGCACCTCCCCCAGGCTGGCTCACTGGAGCGAAACCGTGTGGGAG CCTCCTCCAAACTGGACAGCTCCCCAGTGTTCTCCCCTGGGAACAAAGCCAAGCCTGAGGACCACCGCTCCCGGCCAGGCCGGCCCGCA AGCTATAAACGTGCAATTGGTGAG GATTTTGTTTTGCTGAAAGAGCGGACCCTGGACGAGGCACCCCGGCCTCCCAAAAAAGCCATGGACTACTCGTCATCCAGTGAGGAGGTGGAGAGCAGTGATGAGGACGAGGAGGAAGGCGATGGCGAGCCATCAGAGGGGAGCAGAGATACCCCTGGGGCTCG TGATGGGGACACGGACAGCGTCAGCACCATGGTGGTCCACGATGTTGAGGAGATGTCTGGGACCCAGACTCCATACGGGGGCGGTACCATGGTGGTCCAGCGT ACTCCTGAAGAGGAGCGAAGCCTGCTGCATGCTGACAGCAATGGTTACACAAACCTGCCCGACGTGGTCCAGCCCAGCCACTCTCCCACTGAGAACAGCAAAGGTCAAAGCCCCCCCTCGAAGGATGGAGGCAGTGAT TACCAGTCTCGCGGGCTGGTAAAGGCCCCTGGCAAGAGCTCCTTCACGATGTTTGTGGATCTAGGGATCTACCAGCCCGGAGGCAGTGGGGACACCATCCCCATCACAG CCCTGGTGGGTGGAGAGGGCGGTAGGCTCGATCAGCTGCAGTACGATGTGCGGAAGGGCTCTGTGGTCAACGTGAATCCCACCAACACCCGAGCCCACAGTGAGACCCCTGAGATTCGGAAGTACAAGAAGCGATTCAATTCCGAAATCCTCTGTGCAGCTCTTTGGG GGGTCAACCTGCTGGTGGGCACGGAGAACGGGCTGATGTTGCTGGACCGGAGCGGGCAGGGCAAGGTGTACGGACTCATTGGGCGGCGACGCTTCCAGCAGATGGATGTGCTGGAAGGACTCAACTTGCTCATCACCATCTCAG GGAAAAGGAATAAACTGCGGGTGTATTATCTTTCTTGGCTCCGGAACAAGATTCTGCACAATGATCCGGAAGTGGAGAAGAAGCAGGGCTGGACCACTGTGGGGGACATGGAGGGCTGTGGGCACTACCGCGTTG TGAAATACGAGCGCATCAAGTTCCTGGTCATcgctctgaagagctctgtggagGTTTATGCCTGGGCCCCCAAACCCTACCATAAATTCATGGCCTTCAAG TCCTTTGCTGACCTCCCGCACCGCCCTCTGCTGGTTGACCTGACAGTAGAGGAAGGACAGCGGCTCAAGGTGATCTACGGCTCCAGTGCTGGCTTCCATGCCGTGGATGTCGACTCGGGGAACAGCTATGACATCTACATCCCTGTGCAC ATCCAGAGCCAGATCACGCCCCATGCCATCATCTTCCTCCCCAACGCTGATGGCCTGGAGATGCTGCTGTGCTACGAAGACGAGGGCGTGTACGTCAACACGTATGGGCGCATCATTAAGGACGTGGTGCTGCAGTGGGGAGAGATGCCCACCTCTGTGG CCTACATCTGCTCCAACCAGATCATGGGCTGGGGCGAGAAAGCCATTGAGATCCGCTCAGTGGAGACTGGCCACCTAGATGGGGTCTTCATGCACAAACGAGCCCAGAGGCTCAAGTTCCTGTGTGAGCGGAATGACAAG
- the MINK1 gene encoding misshapen-like kinase 1 isoform X7: MGDPAPARSLDDIDLSALRDPAGIFELVEVVGNGTYGQVYKGRHVKTGQLAAIKVMDVTEDEEEEIKQEINMLKKYSHHRNIATYYGAFIKKSPPGNDDQLWLVMEFCGAGSVTDLVKNTKGNALKEDCIAYICREILRGLAHLHAHKVIHRDIKGQNVLLTENAEVKLVDFGVSAQLDRTVGRRNTFIGTPYWMAPEVIACDENPDATYDYRSDIWSLGITAIEMAEGAPPLCDMHPMRALFLIPRNPPPRLKSKKWSKKFIDFIDTCLIKTYLSRPPTEQLLKFPFIRDQPTERQVRIQLKDHIDRSRKKRGEKEETEYEYSGSEEEDDSHGEEGEPSSIMNVPGESTLRREFLRLQQENKSNSEALKQQQQLQQQQQRDPEAHIKHLLHQRQRRIEEQKEERRRVEEQQRREREQRKLQEKEQQRRLEDRQALRREEERRQAEREQEYKRKQLEEQRQSERLQRQLQQEHAYLKSLQQQQQQQQLQKQQQQQQQQQQILPGDRKPLYHYGRGINPADKPAWAREVEERTRMNKQQNSPLAKTKPSSTGPEPPVPQASPGPPGPLSQTPPMQRPVEPQEGPHKSLVAHRVPLKPYAAPVPRSQSLQDQPTRNLAAFPASHDPDPATLTPTATPGARGAIIRQNSDPTSEGPGPSPSPNPPTWVRPDNEAPPKVPQRTSSIATALNTSGAAGSRPAQAVRARPRSNSAWQIYLQRRAERGTPKPPGPPAQPPGPPNACSNPDLRRSDPGWERSDSVLPASHGHLPQAGSLERNRVGASSKLDSSPVFSPGNKAKPEDHRSRPGRPADFVLLKERTLDEAPRPPKKAMDYSSSSEEVESSDEDEEEGDGEPSEGSRDTPGARSDGDTDSVSTMVVHDVEEMSGTQTPYGGGTMVVQRTPEEERSLLHADSNGYTNLPDVVQPSHSPTENSKGQSPPSKDGGSDYQSRGLVKAPGKSSFTMFVDLGIYQPGGSGDTIPITALVGGEGGRLDQLQYDVRKGSVVNVNPTNTRAHSETPEIRKYKKRFNSEILCAALWGVNLLVGTENGLMLLDRSGQGKVYGLIGRRRFQQMDVLEGLNLLITISGKRNKLRVYYLSWLRNKILHNDPEVEKKQGWTTVGDMEGCGHYRVVKYERIKFLVIALKSSVEVYAWAPKPYHKFMAFKSFADLPHRPLLVDLTVEEGQRLKVIYGSSAGFHAVDVDSGNSYDIYIPVHIQSQITPHAIIFLPNADGLEMLLCYEDEGVYVNTYGRIIKDVVLQWGEMPTSVAYICSNQIMGWGEKAIEIRSVETGHLDGVFMHKRAQRLKFLCERNDKVFFASVRSGGSSQVYFMTLNRNCIMNW, translated from the exons GACCCTGCTGGAATCTTTGAGCTGGTGGAAGTAGTTGGCAATGGAACCTATGGACAAGTGTACAAG GGTCGACATGTCAAGACGGGGCAGCTGGCTGCCATCAAGGTCATGGACGTCACAGAG GATGAGGAGGAAGAAATTAAACAGGAGATCAACATGTTGAAAAAATATTCTCACCACCGTAACATTGCCACCTACTACGGAGCCTTCATCAAGAAGAGCCCCCCAGGAAACGATGACCAGCTCTGG CTGGTGATGGAGTTCTGTGGTGCTGGCTCAGTGACTGACCTGGTAAAGAACACGAAAGGGAATGCCCTGAAGGAGGATTGTATTGCCTACATCTGCAGGGAGATCCTCAGG GGTCTGGCCCATCTCCATGCCCATAAGGTCATCCATCGAGACATCAAGGGACAGAATGTGCTGCTGACAGAGAACGCCGAGGTCAAGCTAG TGGATTTTGGGGTGAGTGCTCAGCTGGACCGCACCGTGGGCAGGCGGAACACTTTCATTGGGACCCCCTATTGGATGGCCCCAGAGGTCATCGCTTGTGATGAAAACCCTGATGCCACCTATGATTACAGG AGCGACATTTGGTCTCTAGGAATCACAGCCATTGAGATGGCAGAAGGAGCTCCCC CTCTGTGTGACATGCATCCTATGCGAGCCCTCTTCCTCATCCCCCGGAACCCTCCACCCAGGCTCAAGTCCAAGAAATG GTCTAAGAAGTTCATTGACTTCATCGACACGTGTCTCATCAAGACTTACCTGAGCCGGCCACCGACGGAGCAGCTGCTCAAGTTCCCCTTCATCCGCGACCAGCCCACGGAGCGGCAGGTCCGCATCCAGCTCAAGGACCACATTGACCGGTCTCGAAAGAAGCGGGGCGAGAAGG AGGAGACAGAATATGAATACAGCGGCAGTGAAGAGGAAGATGACAGCCACGGAGAGGAGGGAGAACCAAG CTCCATCATGAATGTACCTGGGGAGTCAACGCTACGCCGGGAATTTCTCCGGCTTCAGCAAGAGAACAAGAGCAACTCAGAGGCTTTAAAGCAGCaacagcagctgcagcagcagcaacagcgtGACCCTGAGGCGCACATCAAGCACCTCctgcaccagcggcagcggcgcATAGAGGAGCAGAAGGAGGAGCGGCGGAGGGTTGAGGAG caacaGCGGCGTGAGCGCGAGCAGCGGAAGCTGCAGGAGAAGGAGCAGCAGCGGCGGCTGGAGGACAGGCAGGCCCTGCGGCGGGAGGAGGAGAGGCGGCAGGCAGAACGGGAGCAG GAATACAAACGGAAGCAGCTGGAGGAGCAGCGGCAGTCAGAACGTCTCCAGAGGCAGCTGCAGCAGGAGCACGCCTACCTCAAGtccctgcagcagcagcagcagcagcagcagctccagaagcaacagcagcagcagcagcagcagcagcagatcCTGCCTGGGGACAGGAAGCCCCTGTATCATTATGGTCGGGGAATTAATCCTGCCGACAAACCTGCCTGGGCCCGAGAG GTAGAAGAGAGAACAAGGATGAACAAGCAGCAGAACTCTCCATTAGCCAAGACCAAGCCAAGCAGTACAGGGCCTGAGCCCCCTGTCCCCCAGGCCTCCCCTGGACCCCCAGGACCCCTTTCCCAAACCCCTCCTATGCAGAGGCCAGTAGAGCCCCAGGAGGGACCACACAAG AGCCTGGTGGCACACCGGGTCCCACTAAAGCCATACGCAGCACCTGTACCCAGATCCCAGTCCCTGCAGGACCAGCCCACCCGAAACTTGGCTGCTTTCCCAGCCTCCCATGACCCTGACCCTGCCACCCTTACCCCTACCGCCACGCCCGGTGCCCGAGGAGCTATCATCCGCCAGAACTCAGACCCCACGTCTGAAGGAcctggccccagccccagcccaaaCCCCCCAACCTGGGTCCGGCCAGATAATGAGGCCCCACCTAAG GTGCCTCAGAGGACCTCATCTATTGCCACTGCCCTTAACACCAGTGGGGCCGCAGGGTCCCGGCCAGCGCAGGCCGTCCGTGCCAG ACCTCGCAGCAACTCCGCCTGGCAAATCTATCTGCAAAGGCGGGCAGAGCGGGGGACCCCCAAGCCTCCAGGGCCCCCTGCTCAGCCCCCTGGCCCGCCCAACGCCTGTAG TAACCCCGACCTCAGGAGGAGCGACCCTGGCTGGGAGCGCTCGGACAGTGTCCTCCCAGCCTCTCACGGGCACCTCCCCCAGGCTGGCTCACTGGAGCGAAACCGTGTGGGAG CCTCCTCCAAACTGGACAGCTCCCCAGTGTTCTCCCCTGGGAACAAAGCCAAGCCTGAGGACCACCGCTCCCGGCCAGGCCGGCCCGCA GATTTTGTTTTGCTGAAAGAGCGGACCCTGGACGAGGCACCCCGGCCTCCCAAAAAAGCCATGGACTACTCGTCATCCAGTGAGGAGGTGGAGAGCAGTGATGAGGACGAGGAGGAAGGCGATGGCGAGCCATCAGAGGGGAGCAGAGATACCCCTGGGGCTCG CAGTGATGGGGACACGGACAGCGTCAGCACCATGGTGGTCCACGATGTTGAGGAGATGTCTGGGACCCAGACTCCATACGGGGGCGGTACCATGGTGGTCCAGCGT ACTCCTGAAGAGGAGCGAAGCCTGCTGCATGCTGACAGCAATGGTTACACAAACCTGCCCGACGTGGTCCAGCCCAGCCACTCTCCCACTGAGAACAGCAAAGGTCAAAGCCCCCCCTCGAAGGATGGAGGCAGTGAT TACCAGTCTCGCGGGCTGGTAAAGGCCCCTGGCAAGAGCTCCTTCACGATGTTTGTGGATCTAGGGATCTACCAGCCCGGAGGCAGTGGGGACACCATCCCCATCACAG CCCTGGTGGGTGGAGAGGGCGGTAGGCTCGATCAGCTGCAGTACGATGTGCGGAAGGGCTCTGTGGTCAACGTGAATCCCACCAACACCCGAGCCCACAGTGAGACCCCTGAGATTCGGAAGTACAAGAAGCGATTCAATTCCGAAATCCTCTGTGCAGCTCTTTGGG GGGTCAACCTGCTGGTGGGCACGGAGAACGGGCTGATGTTGCTGGACCGGAGCGGGCAGGGCAAGGTGTACGGACTCATTGGGCGGCGACGCTTCCAGCAGATGGATGTGCTGGAAGGACTCAACTTGCTCATCACCATCTCAG GGAAAAGGAATAAACTGCGGGTGTATTATCTTTCTTGGCTCCGGAACAAGATTCTGCACAATGATCCGGAAGTGGAGAAGAAGCAGGGCTGGACCACTGTGGGGGACATGGAGGGCTGTGGGCACTACCGCGTTG TGAAATACGAGCGCATCAAGTTCCTGGTCATcgctctgaagagctctgtggagGTTTATGCCTGGGCCCCCAAACCCTACCATAAATTCATGGCCTTCAAG TCCTTTGCTGACCTCCCGCACCGCCCTCTGCTGGTTGACCTGACAGTAGAGGAAGGACAGCGGCTCAAGGTGATCTACGGCTCCAGTGCTGGCTTCCATGCCGTGGATGTCGACTCGGGGAACAGCTATGACATCTACATCCCTGTGCAC ATCCAGAGCCAGATCACGCCCCATGCCATCATCTTCCTCCCCAACGCTGATGGCCTGGAGATGCTGCTGTGCTACGAAGACGAGGGCGTGTACGTCAACACGTATGGGCGCATCATTAAGGACGTGGTGCTGCAGTGGGGAGAGATGCCCACCTCTGTGG CCTACATCTGCTCCAACCAGATCATGGGCTGGGGCGAGAAAGCCATTGAGATCCGCTCAGTGGAGACTGGCCACCTAGATGGGGTCTTCATGCACAAACGAGCCCAGAGGCTCAAGTTCCTGTGTGAGCGGAATGACAAG